One Oculatellaceae cyanobacterium genomic region harbors:
- the fmt gene encoding methionyl-tRNA formyltransferase, whose translation MKVVFFGTPQFAVSSLEKLVINPKFEVLGVVTQPDKRRGRGNQMIPSPVKAVAIAQQLPVWQPQRLKKDAETLNQLKQLEADVFVVVAYGQILSQEILDMPALGCINVHGSILPKYRGAAPIQRSIANGEAEAGITTMLMDAGMDTGSILLKASMPIQLLDNAHQLGERLSTVGADLLVETLVKLERQEIQPIPQDSAQATYAPLIQKQDYYLNWSHKAIDLHNQIRGLFPDCVAKFRNEMLKITATAPLGAAYWSALTPKLQALEDNLSLSSVSGNAGEVVSIAKKLGPIVQTGEGLLLLLEVQMAGKRIQSGWDFVNGMRLSVGEVLEGFEEG comes from the coding sequence ATGAAAGTAGTTTTTTTTGGCACTCCTCAGTTTGCGGTGTCTAGTTTAGAAAAGTTAGTAATTAATCCAAAATTTGAAGTTTTAGGGGTTGTCACTCAGCCTGATAAACGGCGCGGGCGTGGCAATCAGATGATCCCCTCACCAGTAAAAGCTGTAGCCATAGCTCAACAACTTCCGGTTTGGCAACCCCAACGCCTCAAAAAAGATGCCGAAACTCTTAACCAACTAAAGCAGCTAGAAGCAGATGTGTTTGTGGTTGTCGCTTATGGGCAAATTCTTTCTCAAGAGATTTTGGATATGCCTGCTCTAGGCTGCATTAATGTTCATGGGTCAATTTTGCCTAAATATCGGGGTGCTGCTCCCATCCAAAGGTCTATTGCTAACGGTGAGGCTGAAGCTGGGATCACGACAATGCTAATGGATGCAGGCATGGATACTGGTTCAATCTTGCTCAAAGCTTCTATGCCGATTCAGCTACTAGATAATGCTCACCAATTGGGTGAAAGGCTTTCTACTGTAGGAGCAGATTTGTTAGTAGAAACTTTAGTTAAACTAGAGCGCCAAGAAATTCAACCAATTCCCCAAGACTCTGCCCAAGCAACTTATGCACCGCTAATTCAAAAGCAAGATTATTATCTCAATTGGTCACACAAGGCAATAGATTTACATAATCAAATTCGGGGATTATTTCCCGACTGTGTGGCGAAATTTCGGAACGAAATGCTGAAAATTACTGCTACTGCTCCTCTAGGGGCAGCTTATTGGTCTGCTCTAACGCCGAAGTTACAGGCTTTAGAGGATAATTTGTCTTTGTCTTCTGTTTCAGGAAACGCTGGAGAAGTGGTAAGTATTGCTAAGAAGTTAGGGCCGATAGTTCAAACGGGTGAGGGGCTATTATTGCTGCTGGAAGTGCAAATGGCGGGTAAACGTATACAGTCGGGTTGGGATTTTGTTAATGGGATGCGGCTATCTGTAGGTGAAGTTTTAGAAGGTTTTGAGGAGGGGTGA
- the kaiC gene encoding circadian clock protein KaiC, with the protein MNQLNSTPQPTEEPSIGVQKIKTMIEGFDDITHGGLPAGRATIVSGTSGTGKTMLAVQFVYNGISNFNEPGIFVTFEESPSDIIKNAYSFGWDLQKLINEGKLFVLDASPDPEGQEVVGHFDLSALIERIQYAIRKYKAKRVSIDSVTAVFQQYDAASVVRREIFRLVARLKQLGVTTIMTTERVEEYGPVARYGVEEFVSDNVVIVRNVLEGERRRRTMEILKLRGTTHMKGEYPFTITNNGINIFPLGAMRLTQRSSNIRVSSGVKTLDEMCGGGFFKDSIILVTGGTGTGKTLLVSKFLQEGCMSGERAILFAFEESRAQLSRNASSWGINFEELERKGLLKILCTYPESAGLEDHLQIIKSEIAEFQPSRIAIDSLSALDRGVSNNAFRQFVIGITGYAKQEEITGFFTNTTDQFMGSNSITESHISTITDTILLLQYVEIRGEMSRAINVFKMRGSWHDKGIREYTISKDGPDIKDSFRNYEGIISGSPSRISIDEKSELSRIVKGVRDKIGE; encoded by the coding sequence ATGAATCAACTTAATTCAACCCCACAACCCACAGAAGAGCCATCTATCGGAGTCCAAAAAATCAAGACAATGATTGAAGGATTCGATGATATTACTCATGGCGGTTTACCTGCTGGAAGAGCAACAATTGTAAGTGGAACTTCTGGCACTGGTAAAACAATGTTAGCTGTGCAATTTGTCTACAATGGCATCAGCAACTTTAATGAACCAGGCATATTTGTCACATTTGAAGAATCTCCTAGCGATATTATTAAAAACGCTTACAGCTTTGGCTGGGATTTACAAAAATTAATTAATGAAGGTAAGCTATTTGTGCTTGATGCTTCCCCAGACCCAGAAGGTCAGGAAGTTGTTGGTCATTTTGACCTTTCAGCCCTAATTGAGCGTATTCAGTACGCTATTCGTAAATATAAAGCCAAGCGAGTTTCTATAGACTCAGTAACAGCCGTATTTCAACAATATGATGCCGCCTCAGTAGTGCGGCGCGAGATTTTTCGCCTAGTTGCTCGGCTAAAACAACTAGGCGTTACCACCATTATGACAACTGAGCGCGTAGAAGAATACGGGCCAGTAGCCCGATATGGAGTAGAAGAATTTGTCTCAGATAACGTTGTAATTGTTCGCAACGTATTAGAAGGAGAACGTCGTCGTCGGACGATGGAAATTCTCAAACTGCGTGGGACAACTCACATGAAAGGTGAGTATCCATTTACGATTACTAATAACGGAATTAATATTTTTCCATTGGGAGCTATGCGACTTACCCAGCGTTCTTCCAATATACGTGTATCTTCAGGTGTCAAAACCCTGGATGAAATGTGCGGGGGTGGCTTTTTCAAAGATTCAATTATTTTAGTAACAGGCGGTACTGGTACTGGTAAAACCTTACTTGTAAGCAAGTTTTTACAAGAAGGTTGTATGTCCGGTGAGCGTGCTATTTTATTTGCTTTTGAAGAATCCCGCGCTCAATTATCCCGTAATGCTTCTTCTTGGGGAATTAATTTTGAAGAACTAGAAAGGAAAGGCTTACTAAAAATTCTCTGTACTTACCCAGAATCAGCCGGATTAGAAGATCATTTGCAAATTATTAAATCTGAAATTGCTGAATTTCAACCATCTAGAATTGCCATTGATTCACTTTCAGCCTTAGATAGAGGTGTTAGCAACAATGCTTTCAGACAATTTGTAATTGGTATTACAGGATATGCCAAACAAGAAGAAATCACAGGATTTTTTACCAATACGACAGATCAATTTATGGGGTCTAATTCTATTACTGAATCCCATATTTCCACAATTACAGACACAATTCTTTTGCTGCAATATGTAGAAATTCGAGGAGAAATGTCTCGCGCGATTAACGTCTTTAAGATGCGTGGTTCATGGCACGATAAAGGCATCCGTGAATACACAATTAGTAAAGATGGGCCTGATATCAAAGATTCTTTCCGCAACTATGAAGGAATTATTAGCGGTTCACCCAGCCGCATTTCTATTGATGAAAAAAGTGAATTGTCTCGGATTGTTAAAGGAGTTAGAGACAAAATTGGTGAATGA
- a CDS encoding DUF4255 domain-containing protein: MLEGLDTTLELLLKRELPPDVPSAETEVFISFDTPYQGAIKKKPAINLFLYDVQENLELRSSAWSVERQSNGKAIRKRPPARVDCSYLITAWPQNEDDVRTEHQLLGEVMKVLLRHRKLPETFVGDNLEGQELPLRLISLRPSNLQSFGEFWQAMGGKEGTRPKVVLHCTVTISVPVDETGEEARLVGVYQPNP, from the coding sequence ATGCTAGAGGGTCTAGACACTACCTTAGAATTGCTACTAAAGCGAGAACTTCCCCCTGATGTTCCCTCGGCCGAGACAGAAGTTTTTATCAGTTTTGATACACCATATCAAGGAGCAATAAAAAAAAAGCCAGCTATCAATTTATTTCTTTATGATGTACAAGAGAATCTAGAGTTACGCAGTAGTGCGTGGTCAGTAGAACGGCAAAGTAATGGTAAAGCAATTAGAAAACGTCCCCCAGCTAGAGTAGATTGTTCATATCTGATTACTGCTTGGCCGCAAAATGAAGATGATGTGCGGACAGAACATCAACTTTTAGGTGAAGTAATGAAGGTGCTACTGCGACATCGAAAACTTCCCGAAACTTTTGTTGGAGATAACTTGGAAGGACAAGAACTCCCTCTGAGACTAATTAGTTTACGTCCTAGTAACTTACAAAGTTTTGGGGAATTTTGGCAAGCAATGGGGGGGAAGGAAGGAACTAGACCCAAGGTTGTATTGCATTGTACTGTTACCATTTCTGTTCCTGTAGATGAAACAGGGGAAGAAGCGCGATTGGTGGGAGTTTATCAACCCAACCCTTAA
- a CDS encoding ATP-binding protein — protein sequence MDSTAEGAQIFTKPTSQALEISPDLNGLQPLLQRLDWFIKQAISTLQTQEKTEGELGVSWLQRIEISSEQTSIQIPSDSLLAWLQKAFSLSDFDLDILAIALAPELDRYYERVYAYLQDNISNKRPTVDMVFNLLCSSIPEKLSRRKHFTTNAPLIYHRLIHLASEPHQQQPTLLSHHLILDPQVVRLLLHQPGLDSRLTSCCQLLESSLFSKTLYLKADVQTALETLAIEDWQKQQPLLLYFQGTDSTGKRRTAQRLAKILKVPLLVADLARMVEDKVNFEDKLQLLWREAWFFDRLLYWDNLDVLYLQEHQIPYQSFLRELDKNWGITIIAGVQNWIPTSTSVKGLITVPFTIPESSLRRECWLTHLQAAQINIDDAELNVLSDRFLLTPDQIADAVATAYNTARWQQISSSKSESFLNSSNQDNSHLKIAKPLPSFLNLCSAARAQSGHDLATLARKITPKYTWDDIVLPPNQLTQLQDICKEAEYRDLVHQKWGFADKLSLGKGLNVLFSGSPGTGKTMAAEVIAHQLQLDLYKIDLSQIVSKYIGDTEKNLNRIFTAATNSNAILFFDEADALFGKRSEVQDARDRYANIEVGYLLQKMEEYEGIAILTTNLRSNMDTAFERRLRFIIEFVLPDAKNRHLIWQGIFPENAPCSPDLDLEFLAQNFEITGADIRNIVLTAAFLAANDGGVIEMVHLIRAVRREHQKRGQILRDKDLGQYVDLR from the coding sequence GTGGATTCTACAGCAGAAGGAGCGCAAATATTCACCAAACCCACCTCCCAAGCACTAGAAATTAGTCCAGATTTGAATGGGTTGCAACCTCTTCTACAGCGATTAGATTGGTTCATCAAACAAGCTATTTCCACTCTGCAAACACAGGAAAAAACAGAGGGAGAACTGGGAGTCTCATGGTTGCAAAGAATCGAGATATCATCAGAGCAAACATCAATTCAAATTCCGTCAGATTCGCTCTTAGCATGGTTGCAAAAAGCTTTTAGCTTATCTGATTTTGACTTGGATATATTAGCGATCGCTCTAGCACCAGAACTTGATCGTTACTATGAAAGGGTTTATGCTTATCTCCAAGATAATATCAGCAACAAAAGACCTACAGTAGATATGGTCTTCAATTTGCTTTGTTCTAGCATTCCCGAAAAGCTATCACGGCGTAAGCATTTTACTACCAACGCACCCTTAATTTACCATCGGTTGATCCATCTCGCCTCAGAACCCCATCAGCAGCAACCAACACTACTTTCACATCATCTAATACTTGACCCCCAAGTAGTTAGATTGCTATTACATCAACCAGGGTTAGATTCCCGACTCACTTCTTGTTGTCAACTACTAGAGTCAAGCCTATTTTCAAAGACTTTATATCTAAAAGCAGATGTTCAAACAGCGTTAGAAACACTAGCGATAGAAGACTGGCAAAAACAACAACCCCTACTACTCTATTTTCAAGGAACTGATAGCACTGGCAAACGCCGCACCGCCCAAAGGCTTGCAAAAATCCTGAAAGTTCCCTTGTTAGTCGCCGACTTAGCAAGAATGGTAGAGGATAAAGTCAATTTTGAGGACAAACTACAACTATTGTGGCGAGAAGCCTGGTTTTTTGATCGATTGTTGTATTGGGATAACTTAGATGTTCTCTACCTTCAAGAACATCAAATTCCTTATCAATCCTTTCTCAGAGAACTAGATAAAAATTGGGGTATTACCATCATCGCAGGGGTGCAAAATTGGATACCCACATCTACAAGTGTAAAGGGGTTAATTACAGTTCCGTTTACAATTCCTGAATCTAGCCTACGCAGAGAATGTTGGCTAACTCACTTGCAAGCAGCACAAATCAACATTGATGATGCAGAGTTAAATGTATTGAGCGATCGCTTTCTTCTTACCCCAGATCAAATTGCTGATGCTGTCGCCACTGCTTATAATACCGCCCGTTGGCAACAAATTTCTTCCAGCAAAAGTGAATCTTTCCTAAATTCTTCTAATCAAGATAATAGCCACCTCAAAATAGCAAAACCACTACCCTCATTTTTGAATCTATGTAGTGCCGCCCGCGCTCAATCCGGTCACGATTTAGCAACCCTCGCCCGAAAAATTACACCGAAATATACATGGGACGACATCGTACTGCCACCCAATCAGTTAACGCAACTACAAGATATTTGTAAAGAAGCAGAATATCGAGATTTAGTACATCAAAAATGGGGTTTTGCAGATAAATTATCTTTAGGAAAAGGTCTAAACGTTTTATTTTCTGGTTCTCCTGGTACGGGTAAAACTATGGCTGCGGAAGTAATTGCCCATCAACTGCAACTAGACCTTTACAAAATTGATTTGTCTCAAATAGTCAGTAAATATATCGGTGATACAGAGAAAAACCTCAATCGAATTTTTACGGCTGCAACTAATTCTAATGCCATCCTTTTTTTTGATGAAGCAGATGCCTTGTTTGGCAAACGTTCTGAGGTGCAAGATGCGCGCGATCGCTATGCGAATATTGAAGTAGGTTATCTGTTACAAAAAATGGAGGAGTATGAAGGGATTGCCATTTTAACTACAAATCTTCGTAGCAATATGGACACAGCCTTTGAGCGAAGACTCCGATTTATTATCGAGTTTGTATTACCGGATGCCAAGAATCGTCACTTAATTTGGCAGGGAATTTTTCCTGAAAATGCACCCTGTAGCCCTGATCTAGATTTAGAGTTTTTAGCACAAAATTTTGAAATTACAGGGGCTGATATTCGTAATATCGTTCTCACAGCAGCTTTTTTAGCCGCAAATGACGGGGGAGTAATTGAGATGGTACACTTAATCCGAGCAGTTCGTCGGGAGCATCAGAAAAGAGGACAAATTCTTAGGGACAAAGACTTAGGTCAATATGTAGATTTGCGATAG
- a CDS encoding carboxypeptidase-like regulatory domain-containing protein, whose product MNDIDEPKKVLANAQVQIQDSRGSTISDRQGNYRLIGLESPKSGQHTITVVVSATGYQQASKLLNI is encoded by the coding sequence ATTAATGATATAGATGAGCCAAAAAAAGTGCTGGCAAATGCTCAAGTACAAATACAAGATAGTCGAGGGAGTACCATTAGCGATCGCCAAGGTAATTATCGCTTAATTGGATTAGAATCGCCCAAGTCAGGTCAACACACGATCACCGTTGTTGTCTCGGCAACAGGGTATCAACAAGCTTCAAAATTACTCAATATTTAG
- a CDS encoding phage tail sheath subtilisin-like domain-containing protein, which produces MPTYLSPGVYVEEIASGSAPIGGVGTSIAAFIGTITPKSIVANLTDSTTSPSKESKTSTSYSLKKVEGEKIGIGNSKDTTFKLSNYPVVTSGFKITVGKTEQTSGVSLINNDDNKEAQVVFTTAPTPGEISIDYYPQSVPEGEIKLITNFSEFKKFFGDFLAASGDTKWQNTLAHAVYGFFRNGGTRCYVTWISGENKVSDVLDAFEAIDEITIVAAPGSLALRDDIKDHCEKMGDRMAIFDSEETINLSNTDDIKKLKPFNSAYAALYFPWIQVFDPASNDNIYIPPSGHMAGIYARVDAQRGVHKAPANETILGALDLKYNLSKSKQDGLNPDGINCIRKLNGNIRVWGARTLGGDANTEFKYVNIRRHFSYLRDSIDKGTQWTVFEPNTPELWAKIRRNISAFLVMEWRKGALFGTTPQEAFYVKCDAENNPPEVRDLGQVVTEIGVAVVKPAEFVIFRLSQWSGSKS; this is translated from the coding sequence ATGCCGACCTATCTTTCTCCAGGGGTTTACGTCGAAGAAATTGCTTCCGGTTCCGCCCCAATTGGCGGAGTGGGAACCAGTATTGCCGCTTTTATTGGCACAATTACCCCCAAATCTATTGTTGCAAACTTGACTGATTCCACTACATCTCCTAGTAAAGAAAGTAAAACATCTACTTCTTATAGCTTGAAAAAAGTAGAAGGAGAAAAAATTGGGATTGGAAATAGCAAGGATACAACTTTTAAACTCAGCAATTATCCGGTTGTGACTAGCGGGTTCAAGATTACGGTTGGTAAAACAGAGCAAACAAGCGGTGTTTCTCTAATAAATAATGATGATAATAAAGAAGCTCAAGTTGTATTTACTACAGCACCTACACCTGGAGAGATTAGCATTGATTACTATCCTCAATCTGTACCGGAAGGGGAAATTAAACTAATAACAAATTTTAGTGAATTTAAGAAATTTTTTGGTGACTTTTTAGCTGCTAGTGGTGATACTAAATGGCAAAATACCTTAGCTCATGCTGTTTATGGCTTTTTTAGAAATGGTGGAACTCGTTGTTATGTAACTTGGATAAGTGGAGAAAATAAAGTTAGTGATGTTTTGGATGCTTTTGAAGCTATTGATGAAATAACCATCGTCGCTGCACCAGGAAGTTTAGCTTTAAGGGATGATATCAAAGATCATTGTGAAAAAATGGGCGATCGCATGGCAATTTTTGATAGCGAAGAAACCATCAATTTGAGCAATACTGATGACATTAAAAAGCTAAAACCATTCAATTCTGCCTATGCAGCTTTGTATTTCCCTTGGATTCAAGTTTTCGATCCTGCAAGCAATGACAATATTTATATTCCACCAAGTGGTCATATGGCTGGAATTTATGCACGGGTTGATGCACAAAGGGGAGTACACAAAGCTCCTGCCAATGAAACTATTTTGGGAGCATTAGATTTAAAATATAACCTCAGTAAATCCAAACAAGATGGACTCAATCCTGATGGGATTAACTGTATTCGCAAGTTAAACGGGAATATCCGTGTCTGGGGTGCGCGTACCTTGGGTGGAGATGCAAATACAGAGTTTAAATACGTTAATATCCGCCGTCACTTTAGTTACCTGCGAGACTCCATTGATAAAGGAACTCAATGGACAGTTTTTGAACCCAATACCCCTGAACTCTGGGCAAAAATCCGCCGCAATATCAGTGCTTTTTTGGTAATGGAATGGCGCAAAGGTGCATTATTTGGCACAACACCCCAAGAAGCTTTTTATGTGAAATGCGATGCAGAAAATAACCCTCCAGAAGTGCGGGATTTAGGTCAAGTGGTCACAGAAATTGGCGTAGCAGTAGTTAAACCAGCAGAATTTGTAATTTTCCGTCTCAGTCAATGGTCGGGTTCAAAAAGTTGA
- the kaiB gene encoding circadian clock protein KaiB, whose amino-acid sequence MRPLNKIYVLKLYIAGNTPTSQRALKTLKNILEHEFKGVYALKVIDVLKNPQLAEEDKIMATPTLSKILPPPLRKIIGDLSDREKVLIGLDLLYEDISELESDL is encoded by the coding sequence ATGCGTCCGTTGAATAAAATATATGTTTTAAAGCTCTATATTGCTGGTAATACTCCCACCTCTCAACGAGCATTGAAAACACTAAAAAATATTCTTGAGCATGAATTTAAAGGAGTGTATGCTCTCAAAGTAATTGATGTCTTAAAAAATCCCCAACTTGCCGAAGAAGATAAAATCATGGCAACTCCTACTTTATCCAAAATATTGCCCCCACCCCTGAGAAAAATTATCGGTGACTTATCAGATAGAGAAAAAGTTTTAATCGGCTTGGATCTTTTATACGAAGATATTAGTGAATTAGAATCTGATTTGTAG
- a CDS encoding circadian clock protein KaiA, whose amino-acid sequence MTANSQLTTLTATILFAQLSVCIFSRSESLTQSCEQILSKDRYYLTEISSTTEFLGFVEQQKHQLDCLLLEADQVLLPSIKQLYAQGMLLPAVIIQQDVQITSNLDTPVKLTTTSSVDEKLITLANYFYHPAEIVLPAAKINQMALLIDQAIAEFLKPSPNNYLVDHPAKLSLKRETTDYLDFDIQQRRRLAEKLKERLGYLAVYYKRNPQNFFRNLPQSEKTVFLDNIKSKYCEIILTYFNNDNKLNQEIDDFVNLVFFADLSVSQVVEIHMELMEQFSQQLKIEGRSEEILLDYRITLIDIISHLCEMYRRSLPKEL is encoded by the coding sequence ATGACTGCCAACAGCCAGCTAACAACTTTGACGGCTACGATTTTGTTTGCCCAACTATCTGTTTGTATATTCTCGCGTTCTGAATCCCTTACTCAATCATGTGAGCAAATCTTGAGTAAAGATCGCTATTATCTGACTGAAATTAGTTCTACGACTGAGTTTTTAGGCTTTGTGGAACAACAGAAGCACCAACTAGATTGTTTATTATTAGAAGCAGATCAAGTCTTGCTGCCCAGTATTAAGCAATTGTACGCACAAGGGATGCTGCTACCAGCAGTAATTATTCAGCAGGATGTACAGATAACAAGTAATTTAGATACACCAGTAAAACTAACTACCACTTCATCAGTAGATGAAAAACTCATAACTCTAGCCAACTACTTCTACCATCCAGCAGAAATTGTGCTACCTGCGGCTAAAATTAATCAGATGGCACTGTTGATCGATCAAGCGATCGCCGAATTTCTGAAACCTTCTCCTAACAATTATTTAGTTGATCACCCCGCTAAATTAAGTTTGAAACGCGAAACCACAGATTATCTTGATTTTGACATCCAACAACGGCGGCGATTAGCTGAAAAACTTAAAGAGCGACTTGGATACCTTGCAGTGTACTACAAGAGAAATCCTCAAAATTTTTTTCGTAATCTCCCACAAAGTGAAAAAACAGTATTTTTAGACAACATCAAATCAAAATACTGCGAAATTATTTTAACTTATTTTAATAATGACAATAAATTAAATCAAGAAATTGACGATTTTGTAAACCTGGTCTTTTTCGCCGATCTTTCAGTTTCACAAGTTGTAGAAATTCACATGGAATTAATGGAACAATTTTCACAACAACTAAAAATTGAAGGACGCAGCGAAGAAATTTTGTTAGACTATCGCATCACCTTAATAGATATAATTTCACACTTGTGTGAGATGTATCGGCGCTCTCTCCCTAAAGAGTTATGA
- a CDS encoding Hsp20/alpha crystallin family protein, with protein sequence MALIRWQPFQELEILRRQMDQIFDELSRDELPTTRDRNNGNTWKPAVELQDTENSIILRAEIPGVEAKDIDIQVTSEAVAITGEHRYEQKAEERGYFRSEFRYGKFHRVIALPVPIQNHQVKADFNHGILTLTLPKLTEARRTVVKINLADNYGSSPELTGDSNAEANNSEPAIS encoded by the coding sequence ATGGCACTTATTCGTTGGCAACCATTCCAAGAACTTGAAATCTTGCGTCGTCAAATGGATCAAATTTTTGACGAATTGAGCAGAGATGAATTACCTACGACTCGCGATCGCAACAACGGCAACACTTGGAAGCCAGCAGTAGAGTTGCAAGACACTGAAAACAGCATCATTCTCAGGGCAGAAATTCCTGGTGTAGAAGCTAAGGATATCGACATCCAAGTTACTAGCGAAGCAGTTGCCATTACTGGGGAACACCGTTACGAACAGAAAGCTGAAGAAAGAGGTTATTTCCGCTCAGAGTTCCGTTATGGTAAGTTTCACCGAGTAATCGCTTTACCTGTACCGATTCAAAATCATCAAGTAAAAGCTGATTTTAATCACGGTATTCTGACATTAACTTTGCCTAAATTAACTGAAGCTCGACGCACCGTTGTCAAGATTAATTTGGCAGATAATTATGGGAGTTCTCCAGAATTGACTGGCGACTCTAATGCCGAGGCTAACAACTCTGAACCAGCAATCAGTTAA
- a CDS encoding DUF4157 domain-containing protein, whose translation MSSVVQRVQQDPNSVSEDERQQLESAIGTRSTREILAGKQTAWVPEFQGISAQLWGDSGQVGEPIQAKGKDSVGVSEVQPENKTGLPDNLKAGIENLSGIAMDDVRVHYNSSKPAELQALAYTQGTEIHVAPRQEQHLPHEAWHVVQQKQGRVKPTIQMKGETINDDAGLEREADVMGGKAERRGEYQSKRTGNDLRLHSAEVTEVSPAHPKQIFLTPSNRSKDVIQRETLKIVKRKDYSNVYEITGRPDFTTKLKKEVYDQADQNGEEYIVKFSQNNGVSYQFPAVHRRHKLAWSLWREAVNSILLDGDEEDMEELLKQCFLSPMWQTWNKTEYNNAWNKGDYLDDMSKDFFNHPNNIWLGPGDENMGKGGGLDKQIENYIANPNKKNRKQLRDSAYDPRDKKEFEFREPDPTQGETGGWYFYNIPPSPNSKQMGKTTDWILNHWKT comes from the coding sequence TTGTCATCAGTTGTACAGAGAGTGCAACAAGACCCAAATAGCGTCAGTGAGGATGAGAGACAGCAGTTAGAAAGTGCGATCGGTACAAGGTCAACACGAGAGATTTTAGCGGGGAAGCAAACCGCGTGGGTTCCAGAATTTCAGGGCATTTCCGCGCAGCTTTGGGGTGATTCTGGACAGGTTGGCGAACCAATTCAGGCGAAAGGAAAGGATAGTGTTGGGGTGTCCGAAGTGCAACCAGAAAATAAGACCGGACTACCAGATAACCTCAAAGCTGGGATTGAAAATCTCTCCGGTATAGCGATGGATGATGTGAGGGTTCATTACAATTCCTCTAAACCTGCTGAATTACAGGCGTTGGCATATACTCAAGGAACAGAGATTCATGTTGCACCAAGACAAGAGCAACATTTACCCCATGAGGCTTGGCACGTTGTACAGCAGAAGCAGGGAAGGGTGAAACCGACGATACAGATGAAGGGAGAAACGATTAATGATGATGCGGGACTTGAGCGGGAAGCGGATGTGATGGGAGGGAAAGCAGAGCGACGAGGGGAATATCAGTCAAAAAGGACGGGTAATGACCTTCGATTACATTCAGCAGAAGTTACCGAAGTGTCTCCTGCTCATCCCAAACAAATATTTCTAACTCCTAGTAACAGAAGCAAAGACGTAATCCAGCGAGAAACACTGAAAATCGTGAAGCGCAAGGATTATTCTAACGTATATGAAATAACTGGTCGTCCTGACTTCACAACTAAACTAAAAAAAGAGGTTTACGACCAAGCTGATCAAAACGGAGAGGAATACATCGTGAAGTTTTCCCAAAACAATGGAGTTTCCTACCAATTTCCAGCAGTCCATAGGCGACATAAACTTGCATGGTCTCTCTGGCGAGAAGCAGTGAATTCAATCCTTCTCGATGGGGATGAAGAAGATATGGAAGAATTACTGAAGCAATGTTTTTTATCTCCCATGTGGCAAACTTGGAACAAAACCGAGTACAACAATGCTTGGAACAAAGGTGACTACCTTGACGATATGTCAAAAGACTTTTTTAATCACCCCAACAATATCTGGCTGGGTCCGGGCGACGAGAATATGGGCAAAGGTGGAGGACTTGATAAACAGATCGAAAATTACATTGCAAATCCCAATAAGAAGAATCGGAAGCAGCTACGGGACAGTGCGTATGATCCACGAGATAAAAAAGAATTTGAATTTCGTGAACCAGATCCAACTCAAGGAGAAACAGGAGGATGGTATTTCTACAACATCCCTCCCTCTCCGAATAGTAAACAGATGGGAAAAACCACAGACTGGATATTAAACCATTGGAAAACCTAG
- a CDS encoding DUF6464 family protein encodes MESDSLPTEVILTHPRQTIGNIKLDWTPQPGNYLDIEGKTYAVLERRHRYQLRSGRYQLQKIALYVQSAPRPTEQSLVNGHWVLGDANCRFNAHSELLRCAVNPQGPCDRCRFYEHL; translated from the coding sequence ATGGAATCAGACTCTTTGCCAACAGAGGTAATTCTGACGCACCCACGTCAAACCATCGGTAACATTAAACTAGATTGGACACCACAACCAGGTAATTATCTCGATATTGAAGGAAAAACCTACGCTGTTTTAGAACGTCGCCACCGATATCAACTTAGATCAGGTCGCTATCAGTTACAAAAAATTGCTCTATACGTTCAATCCGCACCCAGACCTACAGAGCAAAGTCTTGTAAATGGACACTGGGTACTAGGAGATGCTAATTGTCGCTTCAATGCTCACTCAGAACTACTTCGCTGTGCCGTAAATCCACAAGGGCCGTGCGATCGCTGTCGATTTTATGAACATTTGTAA